The following are encoded in a window of Longibacter salinarum genomic DNA:
- a CDS encoding endonuclease/exonuclease/phosphatase family protein, whose product MQRLSLLVFVLSLIVVGVGCSSDDDTSSDRAETIRFMTYNIEDVRTGDVKRADHPRLERAAARIQTLRPDVLLVNELSYDQQGGPDVEDGDSPGQNAQRFVDQYLSQPRSDSLQPVRYQTVMLPVNTGISSGFDLNNDGEIVETVPEVPSTPPDGSVPPQNDAGRAYGGDTWGFGTFPGHYGMALFVREDLKVLTDSIRTFRLYPWSRLPGAEVPTDSVTGEPFYSSEEWEALRLSSKSHWDIPIELPNGDLIHVLASHPTPPTFDGAADRNGHRNHDEIRFWQEYISGADHIVDDSSKTGGLASDASFVIMGDQNADPDEGDTYGTPIADLLNHDRVQSIQPEATPAGQSAFPDLDADDTARWGLRVDYVIPSEDLNVVASGVWRPTGGEAKELEVSDHFPVWVDVSIPASTSSK is encoded by the coding sequence ATGCAACGCCTGTCTTTGCTGGTTTTCGTTTTGAGTCTCATCGTCGTCGGTGTAGGTTGCTCCTCGGACGACGACACCTCGTCGGATCGTGCCGAAACGATCCGGTTCATGACTTACAACATCGAGGATGTTCGCACGGGCGACGTGAAGCGGGCGGATCACCCGCGCCTTGAACGCGCCGCTGCACGGATTCAGACCTTGCGGCCGGACGTTCTGCTCGTCAACGAACTGAGCTACGACCAGCAGGGCGGACCGGATGTTGAGGACGGCGATTCGCCGGGGCAGAACGCACAACGGTTTGTCGACCAGTATCTCTCGCAGCCCCGGTCCGATTCGCTGCAGCCGGTGAGGTACCAGACGGTCATGCTGCCGGTTAACACGGGTATCTCGAGCGGTTTCGACCTGAACAACGATGGCGAGATCGTTGAGACGGTGCCGGAGGTGCCATCTACGCCGCCCGATGGAAGCGTTCCACCACAGAACGACGCCGGCCGAGCCTACGGCGGCGACACCTGGGGCTTTGGCACCTTCCCCGGCCATTACGGCATGGCCCTCTTCGTGCGCGAGGACCTCAAGGTTCTTACCGACAGCATTCGCACGTTCCGTCTCTACCCGTGGTCGCGTCTCCCCGGCGCGGAGGTCCCGACGGATTCTGTGACCGGCGAGCCCTTTTATTCCAGCGAAGAGTGGGAGGCGCTCCGGCTGTCCTCCAAGAGTCACTGGGACATCCCTATTGAGCTTCCGAACGGTGACCTCATTCATGTTCTCGCGAGTCACCCCACACCACCGACCTTTGATGGTGCGGCCGATCGGAATGGCCACAGAAACCACGACGAAATCCGATTCTGGCAGGAGTACATCTCCGGTGCCGACCACATCGTCGACGACTCAAGCAAGACGGGTGGACTGGCGTCCGACGCCTCCTTCGTTATTATGGGCGACCAGAACGCGGACCCGGATGAGGGCGACACCTACGGAACGCCCATCGCCGACCTCCTCAATCACGACCGAGTTCAGTCCATCCAGCCGGAAGCGACACCCGCCGGGCAGTCGGCGTTTCCCGATCTGGATGCGGACGACACAGCACGGTGGGGGCTTCGGGTCGATTATGTCATTCCATCCGAGGATCTGAACGTTGTAGCCAGCGGCGTGTGGCGCCCGACGGGGGGCGAGGCCAAGGAGCTGGAGGTGAGCGATCACTTTCCAGTCTGGGTCGATGTGAGCATCCCGGCGTCCACATCTTCGAAATAA
- a CDS encoding secondary thiamine-phosphate synthase enzyme YjbQ, giving the protein MLRQSTVTLQARERGFHLITAEIRNAMPDISDIEAGLLHVFIQHTSASLTINENASPDVRSDMEKHFNNMVPENQPYYDHTIEGSDDMPAHIKASLLDTSLTIPIRQGDLALGTWQGIYLNEHRDHGSRRSLVLTVTGTTEA; this is encoded by the coding sequence ATCCTACGCCAGTCGACGGTAACTCTACAGGCCCGCGAGCGCGGATTCCACCTGATCACGGCAGAGATTCGGAACGCTATGCCCGACATCAGCGACATCGAAGCCGGTCTGCTGCACGTGTTTATCCAGCACACATCGGCGTCCCTCACGATCAACGAGAATGCGAGCCCGGACGTCCGCTCCGATATGGAGAAGCATTTCAACAACATGGTGCCGGAGAATCAGCCGTACTACGACCACACGATCGAGGGCTCCGACGACATGCCCGCGCACATCAAAGCATCGCTTCTCGACACCAGCCTGACGATTCCCATTCGGCAAGGGGACCTCGCGCTCGGCACGTGGCAGGGCATCTACCTGAACGAGCATAGAGATCACGGCAGCCGGCGGTCACTCGTGCTCACGGTAACCGGGACGACAGAAGCGTAG
- a CDS encoding mechanosensitive ion channel family protein, which yields MEDVLQSIDTDMLISMGFDVVYALILIVVALILAGWAKRATSKGLDRANVDPTLGKFFSNMARYLVLIIAGIAVLEKFGVSVASLAAVLAAAGFAVGLALQGSLQNFAAGVMLLVFRPFRVGDVVETAGEKGKIFEISLFTTQMDTPDNRRIIIPNGEIFGSTIENVTFHDTRRVDVSVGTDYPASLDETRAVLQAAAESVDGRLDDKDVVVYLDSLGDSCINWSVRVWSTTADYWDVRERLTQAVKDHLDDAGIGIPYPQMDVHVDGVDV from the coding sequence ATGGAAGACGTCCTTCAGTCCATCGATACAGACATGCTTATTAGCATGGGGTTCGATGTTGTCTACGCGCTCATTCTCATCGTCGTCGCCCTGATCCTTGCCGGATGGGCGAAACGTGCGACATCCAAAGGGCTCGATCGTGCCAACGTCGATCCGACGCTTGGAAAGTTCTTTTCCAATATGGCGCGGTATCTTGTCCTGATTATCGCAGGCATTGCGGTACTTGAAAAGTTTGGCGTAAGCGTCGCCAGTCTTGCCGCTGTCCTCGCCGCTGCCGGTTTTGCCGTGGGGCTCGCGCTTCAAGGCTCGCTGCAGAACTTCGCTGCCGGCGTCATGCTGCTTGTCTTTCGACCGTTCCGGGTTGGTGATGTCGTGGAAACGGCTGGGGAGAAGGGCAAGATCTTCGAGATCTCGCTATTCACCACACAGATGGACACCCCGGACAACCGCCGGATCATCATCCCCAACGGCGAAATCTTCGGGTCGACCATCGAGAACGTGACGTTCCACGACACGCGCCGCGTCGACGTAAGCGTGGGAACCGACTACCCCGCCAGCCTGGACGAAACCCGCGCTGTCCTCCAGGCCGCGGCCGAGTCCGTGGACGGTCGTCTTGACGACAAAGACGTAGTCGTCTACCTCGACAGCCTCGGCGATTCCTGCATCAACTGGTCCGTGCGCGTCTGGTCCACGACAGCCGACTACTGGGACGTCCGCGAGCGCCTCACACAAGCGGTGAAGGACCACCTCGACGACGCTGGCATCGGCATCCCGTACCCGCAGATGGACGTGCATGTCGACGGCGTCGACGTATAG
- the glgB gene encoding 1,4-alpha-glucan branching protein GlgB codes for MPRLTDDDFYFWNEGKHYTSYERLGAHPDDSGTWFTVWAPNAHQVSVMGDFNDWDSAASKLERRKGGLWEGYVRGAAPEDRYKYRIQANYEELDRTDPYAFRMEAPAENTYEGLSSIITDLDDFTWSDDDWMEQREGPSGLNKPVSIYEVHLGSWRHKEQGESLSYREIAEPLADHVEECGFTHVEFLPLAEHPYYGSWGYQIVGYYAPTFRYGSPQDLMYLINYLHERGIGVIMDWVPGHFATDPQGLAFFDGSHLFEYEDPLMRSHPDWGTRVFDFGKAGVRNFLISNALFWLDRYHVDGLRVDAVASMLYRDYSREGEWSPNAYGGRENLEAIELLQDTNKRVYEQFPEALMLAEESTAWPGVSKPVDTGGLGFLYKWNMGWMHDTLDYVSNDPVHRQYHHGELTWTLSWAFSENYALPLSHDEVVHGKKSLWSKMPGDDWQKAANMRLLFTHMFGHPGKKLLFMGGEFGQYHEWDHDESLEWHVAEKDLHRGIQAWFSDLNHLYQNHQALWNDDNDGFEWISYDDRANSVVAYIRRYEGKELVFILNFTPVVRKNYRIGLPGGGVWTELLNSDASVYGGGNVGNQGTVHSEPVSAHGRTHSIELTLPPLAGLILERGDE; via the coding sequence ATGCCTCGCTTAACGGACGACGACTTTTACTTCTGGAACGAAGGAAAGCATTACACCAGCTACGAGCGCCTCGGCGCACATCCGGATGACAGCGGTACCTGGTTCACCGTCTGGGCCCCGAACGCTCACCAGGTGTCCGTCATGGGCGACTTTAATGACTGGGACTCCGCGGCGTCCAAGCTGGAACGACGTAAGGGCGGCTTGTGGGAAGGCTACGTGCGCGGCGCCGCTCCCGAGGACCGCTACAAGTACCGCATTCAGGCAAACTACGAGGAGCTCGACCGGACGGACCCGTACGCCTTCCGAATGGAGGCGCCGGCTGAGAACACATATGAGGGTCTCTCCTCCATCATCACGGACCTCGACGACTTTACGTGGTCCGACGATGACTGGATGGAGCAGCGCGAAGGTCCGAGCGGCCTGAACAAGCCCGTCTCGATCTACGAGGTGCACCTCGGCTCGTGGCGTCACAAGGAGCAGGGCGAAAGCTTATCCTACCGCGAAATTGCGGAGCCGCTCGCCGACCACGTAGAGGAATGCGGTTTCACGCACGTCGAGTTTCTTCCGCTCGCCGAGCATCCCTACTATGGATCATGGGGCTACCAGATCGTCGGCTACTACGCCCCGACCTTCCGGTACGGCTCGCCGCAGGATCTGATGTACCTGATCAACTACCTGCACGAGCGCGGCATCGGCGTCATCATGGACTGGGTGCCCGGGCACTTTGCCACGGACCCGCAGGGCCTCGCATTCTTCGACGGATCGCACCTCTTCGAGTATGAGGATCCGCTCATGCGCTCCCACCCCGACTGGGGCACGCGCGTGTTCGACTTCGGAAAAGCCGGCGTCCGGAACTTCCTCATCTCGAACGCACTCTTCTGGCTCGATCGCTACCACGTCGACGGGCTCCGCGTGGATGCCGTGGCGTCGATGCTATACCGCGACTATTCGCGTGAAGGCGAGTGGAGTCCGAACGCGTACGGCGGGCGCGAGAACCTCGAGGCCATCGAACTCCTGCAGGACACCAACAAGCGCGTCTACGAGCAATTCCCCGAAGCCCTCATGCTCGCGGAGGAATCCACCGCCTGGCCGGGCGTTTCCAAGCCGGTCGACACGGGCGGTCTGGGCTTCCTCTACAAGTGGAATATGGGCTGGATGCACGACACGCTCGACTACGTCAGCAATGACCCAGTGCATCGCCAGTATCACCACGGCGAGCTGACCTGGACCCTCTCGTGGGCCTTTTCGGAGAACTACGCGCTTCCGCTCTCGCACGACGAGGTTGTGCACGGAAAGAAGTCGCTCTGGAGCAAGATGCCGGGCGACGACTGGCAGAAAGCCGCCAACATGCGCCTCCTCTTTACGCACATGTTCGGCCACCCGGGCAAGAAGCTGCTCTTCATGGGCGGCGAGTTTGGACAGTACCACGAATGGGATCACGATGAGTCACTCGAGTGGCATGTCGCGGAGAAAGACTTGCATCGCGGAATCCAGGCGTGGTTCTCGGATCTGAACCACCTCTACCAGAACCATCAGGCGCTCTGGAACGACGACAACGATGGCTTCGAGTGGATTTCCTACGACGACCGTGCGAACAGCGTCGTCGCTTACATCCGAAGGTATGAAGGCAAAGAGCTCGTCTTCATCCTCAACTTCACGCCGGTCGTCCGGAAAAACTATCGGATTGGCCTCCCGGGGGGCGGCGTCTGGACGGAATTGCTGAATAGCGACGCCAGCGTCTACGGTGGCGGTAATGTCGGCAACCAGGGCACGGTACACTCCGAACCGGTCAGCGCACATGGACGCACGCACTCGATTGAACTCACGCTGCCCCCACTTGCCGGCCTCATCCTCGAACGCGGCGACGAATAA
- a CDS encoding alpha-amylase family glycosyl hydrolase — translation MSDSFLTDPLWYKDAVIYELHVRSFYDSNNDGYGDFQGMREKLPYLESLGVNTLWLLPFLESPLKDDGYDTADYFKVLPVHGDLDDFQAFLDEAHARGMRVITELVLNHTSDQHPWFQEARDPSSDKHDWYVWNETDDKYEDVRIIFTDTEVSNWTWDQKAQKYYWHRFFSHQPDLNYDNPKVREKMKEVMFFWLDMGVDGLRLDAVPYLFEREGTNSENLPETIDYIKYLRAAVEERYGPGKVLLAEANQWPEDTLPYFGGDENEQDVDPSGDGSLETSTSSNGQSGNTSSSRSTGVQMAFNFPIMPRMFMALRRENRRPLVEMMELTKDIPDDAQWAIFLRNHDELTLEMVTDEERDYMYHEYAADGRFRINVGIRRRLAPLLGGERRRIELMKALLFSLDGSPVIYYGDEIGMGDDPFLGDRNGVRTPMQWRPDKNGGFSRAEHPRLFLPPINRGRYSYEVVNVEDAMNDPHSLLHFTRRLITMRQQHKEVFGRGTLDLIPVDNTSVLTFVREYEGEKILVVANLSRYAQAINLPSDHDLGGLAPVELFSQAPFPAIQSEEAYPLTIGPHGFYWFKLEPEEEIDRAEKTERVLQLAERGPDGSPLPVLTVAEGLQNLLVPTMAQYTGPEALARILPDFVADQRWFGSKGRPIDSVTVEDAVRLSSDPTIYLSIISVEQEGSNDLYTLPLATASGPEAEELLSERPESALAWIDVQESHRGDARRQLVYDATAQPAFWSTLYRWWQNGGRNRSLKGLYIADSSTDAPSADASKVQLLTGEQSNTSAVIDGAHFVKLYRRLERGTNPEKELLNHLTGTGFRFAPHLHGTIDVKRNYRRYTIGIVQEALPVETDGWSHALQATRRFLDRVKDAPLPAEADEAEEALQYGPTQGIAAPVWLEDVASEMIQLAHVLGVRTAEMHRALAKGSGPDLSPLPADESAGTKLQERVRAELGDTREMIENASTRSDSSITQADVPSEAAWERAIARLDALVGTGADHDRIRIHGDYHLGQVLRADGDFYILDFEGEPVRSLSERRQRENALRDVAGMLRSIEYAVLAAWQDHTGTDTDYAGWVDALVRWADITFLNAYGGTADEASFLQPPETRYDFLWAYLFDKAIYEVRYELNHRPSWAWLPLRGLRRLLDDREIVPPEPVE, via the coding sequence ATGTCCGACTCTTTCCTGACCGACCCGCTCTGGTACAAGGACGCCGTCATCTACGAGTTGCACGTGCGCTCGTTTTACGACTCGAATAACGATGGATACGGCGACTTCCAGGGCATGCGGGAAAAGCTCCCGTACCTGGAGTCCCTCGGTGTGAACACGCTGTGGCTCCTCCCCTTTCTGGAAAGCCCGCTCAAGGACGACGGCTACGATACGGCGGACTACTTCAAGGTCCTGCCCGTGCACGGTGACCTCGATGACTTTCAGGCCTTTCTCGACGAGGCGCACGCGCGCGGCATGCGCGTCATTACGGAACTGGTGCTCAACCACACCTCGGATCAGCACCCGTGGTTTCAGGAAGCCCGCGACCCCAGTTCCGATAAGCACGATTGGTACGTCTGGAACGAAACGGACGATAAATACGAGGACGTCCGTATCATCTTTACAGATACGGAGGTGTCGAACTGGACGTGGGACCAGAAAGCTCAGAAATATTACTGGCACCGCTTCTTCTCCCACCAACCGGACCTCAACTACGACAACCCGAAGGTCCGGGAGAAGATGAAGGAAGTCATGTTTTTCTGGCTGGATATGGGCGTCGACGGGCTCCGGCTCGACGCCGTGCCGTATCTCTTCGAACGGGAGGGGACGAACAGCGAGAACCTGCCGGAGACGATCGATTACATCAAGTACCTTCGCGCCGCCGTGGAAGAGCGGTACGGCCCTGGCAAAGTTCTGCTTGCGGAAGCAAACCAGTGGCCGGAAGACACACTCCCGTATTTCGGAGGGGACGAGAACGAACAGGATGTCGATCCGAGCGGCGATGGTTCTCTGGAAACATCAACCTCCTCGAACGGCCAGTCGGGAAATACGTCGAGCAGCCGGTCCACTGGCGTGCAGATGGCGTTCAACTTCCCGATCATGCCGCGCATGTTCATGGCACTCCGGCGGGAGAATCGGCGTCCGCTTGTGGAGATGATGGAGCTCACGAAGGACATCCCGGACGACGCCCAGTGGGCCATCTTCCTCCGCAATCACGATGAGCTGACGCTCGAGATGGTGACGGACGAAGAGCGAGACTACATGTACCACGAGTATGCCGCCGATGGGCGATTCCGAATCAACGTTGGGATCCGGCGCCGCCTGGCCCCGCTCCTGGGTGGCGAACGCCGTCGGATCGAGCTCATGAAAGCGCTCCTCTTCTCGCTCGACGGCAGCCCCGTCATTTACTACGGCGATGAGATTGGAATGGGCGACGACCCGTTCCTCGGCGACCGAAACGGGGTGCGCACGCCGATGCAGTGGCGACCGGACAAGAACGGCGGGTTCTCCCGCGCCGAGCATCCTCGCCTTTTCCTCCCCCCGATCAACCGCGGGCGCTACAGCTACGAGGTGGTAAATGTGGAGGATGCCATGAATGACCCGCATTCCCTCCTTCACTTTACGCGTCGGCTCATCACGATGCGTCAGCAGCACAAGGAGGTGTTTGGACGGGGAACGCTGGATCTTATTCCGGTGGATAACACGAGCGTGCTCACATTTGTCCGCGAATACGAAGGAGAAAAAATCCTCGTCGTCGCCAACTTGTCGCGGTACGCGCAGGCGATCAACCTTCCGAGCGACCACGACCTGGGTGGACTCGCGCCCGTCGAGCTGTTCAGCCAGGCGCCGTTCCCGGCCATTCAGTCCGAGGAAGCGTATCCCCTCACCATCGGCCCGCACGGCTTTTACTGGTTCAAGCTCGAGCCGGAAGAAGAAATCGATCGGGCCGAAAAAACCGAACGTGTCCTCCAGCTCGCAGAGCGCGGCCCGGACGGCTCCCCGCTACCGGTTCTCACGGTCGCGGAAGGGCTGCAGAACCTTCTTGTGCCGACCATGGCGCAGTACACGGGACCCGAAGCTCTCGCCCGCATTCTGCCAGACTTCGTCGCCGATCAACGGTGGTTTGGCTCAAAGGGCCGGCCCATCGACAGCGTGACGGTCGAAGACGCTGTCCGCCTCTCGTCGGACCCGACGATTTACCTCTCGATCATCTCCGTCGAACAGGAGGGTTCGAACGACCTCTACACCCTTCCGCTCGCGACAGCCAGCGGCCCGGAAGCGGAGGAGCTGCTCTCGGAGCGGCCGGAATCTGCGCTGGCCTGGATCGATGTCCAGGAATCCCATCGCGGAGATGCGCGGCGTCAACTCGTCTACGACGCCACCGCACAACCCGCCTTCTGGTCCACGCTCTACCGCTGGTGGCAAAACGGCGGTAGAAATCGCTCACTGAAAGGCCTGTATATCGCGGACTCGTCGACTGACGCTCCATCGGCCGATGCCTCGAAGGTTCAACTTCTCACGGGTGAACAGAGCAACACATCTGCGGTGATTGACGGAGCGCACTTCGTCAAGCTGTATCGCCGGCTCGAACGCGGGACGAATCCGGAGAAAGAGCTGTTGAATCACCTCACGGGTACGGGCTTCCGCTTCGCTCCGCACCTGCACGGGACGATCGACGTAAAGCGCAACTACCGTCGCTACACGATCGGCATCGTACAGGAGGCTCTCCCCGTGGAAACCGATGGCTGGAGCCATGCCCTGCAGGCAACGCGCCGCTTCCTCGACCGAGTCAAGGATGCACCACTCCCCGCCGAAGCCGATGAGGCCGAGGAGGCATTGCAATATGGGCCGACACAGGGAATTGCTGCCCCCGTCTGGCTGGAAGATGTTGCCTCCGAGATGATTCAGCTCGCGCACGTGCTCGGTGTTCGCACCGCCGAAATGCATCGCGCCCTCGCGAAAGGATCTGGCCCCGACCTGTCTCCGCTCCCCGCGGACGAGTCCGCCGGAACGAAGCTGCAGGAGCGCGTCCGGGCCGAGCTCGGGGATACGCGAGAGATGATCGAGAACGCCAGCACCCGGAGCGACTCGTCGATCACCCAAGCCGACGTGCCGAGCGAAGCGGCCTGGGAACGGGCAATCGCTCGTCTCGACGCCCTCGTCGGCACCGGTGCCGATCACGATCGCATCCGCATCCACGGAGATTATCATCTCGGTCAGGTGCTGCGTGCCGACGGCGACTTCTACATTCTCGACTTCGAGGGAGAACCTGTCCGCTCGCTCAGTGAACGTCGTCAGCGCGAGAATGCGCTCCGCGATGTGGCCGGAATGCTCCGCTCGATCGAGTACGCTGTTCTGGCCGCCTGGCAGGATCACACGGGAACCGACACGGACTACGCCGGGTGGGTTGACGCTCTCGTTCGCTGGGCCGACATTACCTTCCTGAATGCGTACGGTGGGACCGCCGACGAGGCCTCGTTCCTGCAACCGCCGGAAACACGCTACGACTTCCTCTGGGCTTATCTCTTCGATAAAGCCATTTATGAGGTACGCTACGAACTCAACCATCGCCCGTCGTGGGCCTGGCTTCCGCTTCGAGGGCTCCGCCGCCTTCTCGACGACCGGGAAATCGTCCCCCCGGAGCCGGTCGAATAA